The DNA region GACGGGCCCGAGGATGTCCTCGGGCCCGTCCGGCGGATCAAGCTTCTGAGCGGTGGCCGCTCAGCCCTCGGCCTTGGCGGCGGTCGCGCGCGGCGCCCGACGCCTGCGCGGCTTCGCCTCGCCCTCGGCGACCGGGGCCTCGGCCACGGCCTCGGTCTTCGGCTTGGCGGCTGCACGGGTGCGGCGGCGCGGCTTGGTCTCCGGGGTGGGCTCGGAGATAGGCGCGATCTGGAAGTCGACCTCGTCCTCGACCGGCTTGACGACACGGGGACGGCGACGCGCCTTGGTCACCGTCTTCGTCTCCGCCATCGGCTCGGAGATCGGGGCGATCTGGAAGTCGACCTCGTCCTCGACCGGCTTGACCACGCGGGCACGGCGGCGGCGCGGCTTGGTCTCGGCCACGGCGGGCTCGGCCTCGACCGGGGCCTTGGCAGCCTTCGGCTCCACCTCGACCTCGACCACGGCCGCCACCGTGCTCACCACGGCCTCGGTCGCGCTCACCACGGCCTCGGCCGCGGCGTCCGGAGCGCCGACGCGGGTACGGCGGCGGCGACGCGGCGTACGCGGCTCCGCCGGGGCGTCAGCGGCCTCCGGGGCCGGTGCCGGCACCGTGGCGGTGGTGGCGGGCGCCTCCTGGACGGCGGAGCCGCCCCGGGTGCGACGACGCTGACGCGGCGTACGCGGCGCGCGCTCCTCGCGGACGGCGGGCGCCGAAGCCGCGGCGGACCTGCGGCCGCGGCCGCCCGTCTCGCCGAGGTCCTCGATCTCCTCGGCCCGCAGACCCGCACGGGTCCGCTCGGCGCGCGGCAGGACACCCTTGGTGCCGGCCGGGATGTCGAGCTCCTCGAAGAGGTGCGGCGAGGTGGAGTAGGTCTCGACCGGGTCGTTGAACTTCAGGTCGAGCGCCTTGTTGATCAGCTGCCAGCGCGGGATGTCGTCCCAGTCGACCAGCGTGATCGCGATGCCCTTGGCACCCGCACGGCCGGTCCGGCCGATGCGGTGGAGGTACGTCTTCTCTTCCTCCGGCGACTGATAGTTGATGACGTGGGTCACGCCCTCGACATCGATACCGCGGGCCGCGACATCGGTGCAGACGAGCACGTCCACCTTGCCGTTGCGGAACGCGCGCAGCGCCTGCTCGCGGGCGCCCTGGCCGAGGTCGCCGTGGACCGCGCCGGACGCGAAGCCGCGCTTCTCCAGCTGCTCGGCGATGTCGGCCGCCGTGCGCTTCGTACGGCAGAAGATCATCGCGAGTCCGCGGCCGTTGGCCTGCAGGATGCGGGAGACCATCTCAGGCTTGTCCATCGAGTGGGCCCGGAAGACATGCTGCGAGATGTTCGCGACGGTCGCGCCCTCGTCGTCGGGCGAGGTGGCGCGGATGTGCGTCGGCTGCGACATGTAGCGGCGCGCGAGGCCGATGACGGCGCCCGGCATGGTCGCCGAGAACAGCATCGTCTGCCGCTTCGCCGGGAGCATCGTGATGATCTTCTCGACGTCGGGCAGGAAGCCCAGGTCGAGCATCTCGTCGGCCTCGTCGAGCACCAGCGCGCGGACGTGCGAGAGGTCGAGCTTGCGCTGTCCGGCCAGGTCGAGCAGGCGGCCCGGGGTGCCGACGATCACGTCGACGCCCTTCTTGAGGGCCTCGACCTGCGGCTCGTAGGCGCGGCCGCCGTAGATCGCGAGGACGCGGACGTTGCGCACCTTGCCGGCGGTCAGCAGGTCGTTGGTGACCTGCTGGCAGAGCTCACGGGTGGGGACGACGACGAGCGCCTGCGGCGCCTCGGTCAGCTCCTCGGGCTCGGCCCGGCCGGCCTCGACGTCCGCGGGGACGGTGACGCGCTCCAGCAGCGGCAGACCGAAACCGAGGGTCTTGCCGGTGCCGGTCTTGGCCTGGCCGATGACATCGGAGCCGGAGAGCGCGACGGGGAGCGTCATCTCCTGGATGGGGAACGGGGACACAATGCCGACGGCCTCAAGGGCCTCGGCCGTCTCGGAAAGAATCCCGAGTTCGCGAAACGTAGTCAGGGTGCTGCCTCTTCTGTGAGACGCGGTCCGAGGCGAACGCTGGGGGTCGTACCGTGCCGGGGTTGGTCATCCGGCCGTGGATGGCCGGGTGGCGCGGGACCACTGCCGTCGCTCGAGCGCTCGTGCCGCTGAGGGGGCCCCTCATCTGCGGTCGTACGTGTCGTACGCCCCGCGTGGAGGGCTGTCGGGTCGGAGCCGATCGGGCCACCGACCGGGCATCCTCATTCGTTTTCACCATTTTCACGCCACCGGTACGACCAAAATACTCAGTAGGCGCAATACCACTGTACCCCGGATTCGCGCATGTGTGTTGGGCGAATTCATTGGAACGGTGTGATGTCACTGGTCGGCCAGGCCCTTCCGTCCCCCGCCGGGCGGGCTATTCTGCGCTTCATGGAGACGCCTGACAACGCCACTGAAACCCCCGAACCCACCGGAATCGCCGCCCAGGACTGGGCCACCGCGTCCGTGGAGCCGCAGTACCGGGCAGCGGTCGTGGACCTGCTGGGAGCACTTGCCTACGGGGAGCTGGCAGCCTTCGAGCGGCTCGCCGAGGATGCCAAACTCGCGCCGACGCTGGCCGACAAGGCGGAGCTGGCGAAGATGGCCTCCGCCGAATTCCATCACTTCGAGCGGCTCACCGACCGGCTGACCGCGATCGAGGTGGAGCCGACCGGCGCGATGGAGCCCTTCGCCAAGGCGCTCGACGACTTCCACCGCCAGACCGCGCCGTCGGACTGGCTGGAGGGCCTGGTCAAGGCGTACGTCGGCGACTCGATCGCCAGCGACTTCTACCGGGAGGTCGCGGTCCGGCTCGACTCGGACACCCGCTCCCTGGTCCTCGCCGTGCTCGACGACACCGGGCACGGGAACTTCGCCGTCGAGAAGGTGCGCGCCGCGATCGAGGCGGACCCACGGGTCGGCGGCCGGCTCGCGCTGTGGGCGCGCCGGCTGATGGGCGAGGCGCTCTCCCAGGCACAGCGGGTGGTGGCCGACCGCGACGCGCTGTCGACGATGCTCGTCGGTGGCGTGGCGGACGGCTTCGACCTGGCGGAGGTCGGGCGGATGTTCTCGCGGATCACCGAGGCGCACACCAAGCGGATGGCCGCGCTGGGTCTGGCCGCGTAGTCGGTTCATCGGGGCCGGCCCGCCGGGCCGGCCTCAGGCCGCCGCTGATCGGCTCAGCCGGCGGCTCCGGGGGCGGACCAGCAGGGAGAGCGTCACGGCCCCGATCAGCGCCGTGCCGATCAGCGTGGCCACGACGTGGCCCGGACCCAGCACCGAGTGCATGAGATACACGCCGAACAGGGCTCCCAGGGCGCCGGTGGTGAAGACGGCACGGCGGGACGGGAGCCGGTCGGGCAGGAAGCGGAGCGCCATCCAGGCGAGGGCGAGTCCGAGCACGACGGAGCCGAGTGGTTCCAGGATCACAGATGATCACCTCGCGAGTTGCGGGGCGGGTAAATCGGTCGTTAGCAGTACTACCCGTGGGTTGCGGAACGCAACCCTCATCGGGCGAAGGCGTGGACCGGAACGGGCAGCGGCCCGGTGGGGAATCCCACCGGGCCGCTGCCACGGTCACTGCTGAGAGCGTGCTGCCTACAGCGCGCCGAACCCCACGCGACGCGTGCTGGGCTCGCCGATCTCCACGTAAGCGATCCGGTCGGCCGGCACCAGGACCTTGCGGCCCTTCTCGTCCGTGAGGCTGAGCAGCTGCGCCTTACCGGTGAGAGCCTCGGCGACGGTGCTCTCGACCTCTTCGGCGGAAAGCCCGCTCTCCAGAACGATCTCCCGGGGCGTGTGCTGCACCCCGATCTTGACCTCCACGGCTATGTCCCTCCGACGGTCAGTCCCTGCGCGGTGAGCCGCGCCGTACGCAGCACACATTAGCCCGCTGAGGGGGGCCGCCAGTGGCCGGTGGGCAACGCCCGCAGCGAACACGGGCGGCGGCCGCACCGGGTGGCCCGCGTCAGTGCTGATCGATACCGTGCAGCGGGAAGCCCGCGATACCCCGCCAGGCCAGCGACGTGAGCAGCTGGACCGCCGTGTCGCGCGGAATGGCGGACTGGCTGGAGAGCCAGTAGCGGGCGACCACCTGGGAGACGCCGCCCAGGCCGACCGCGAGCAGCATGGACTCGTCCTTGGACAGTCCCGTGTCACCGGCGATGACGTCGGAGATCGCCTCCGCGCACTGCAACGACACTCGGTCGACGCGCTCGCGCACCGCGGGCTCGTTGGTCAGGTCGGATTCGAAGACCAGACGGAAGGCACCGCCCTCGTCCTCCACGTACGCGAAGTACGCGTCCATCGTCGCGGCGACCCGCAGCTTGTTGTCGGTGGTCGACGCCAGTGCCGTACGGACCGCCTGGAGAAGCGATTCGCAGTGCTGGTCGAGAAGGGCCAGATAGAGCTCCAGCTTGCCCGGGAAGTGCTGATAGAGCACTGGCTTGCTGACCCCGGCCCGCTCGGCGATGTCGTCCATCGCGGCGGAGTGGTAGCCCTGCGCCACAAAGACTTCCTGCGCGGCGCCCAGCAGCTGATTGCGTCGGGCGCGGCGAGGTAGGCGAGTGCCTCGCGGGCGCGCCGCCTCGGTCTGCTCGATGGCTGTCACGCCGCCTCCCAAATTTGTGATCGGACACAGCTTTCCGTGCACGCTGCGCCGTACAGCCATCGTACTTTTGGGTAACCCGGGTGTGCGCGGCGCGGACGCAGAATTTCATGGACCGGACGGCTGCGGTAGCCACAGATTCCTCGGCCATCGGGACAAAGCGGGTTGTATCAGCGGTAATCGTCCTCATCCTGTGTGACTACGCGGGCCTGCTCCGCCGCATCCGCCTCGTTGGCGCTGTCCCGGTCGATGTCCGTGAGCGGTTCGTCGCGCCGCTGCTGGAGATCGGCCCGCTGCTCGGCAGCGTCGGCCCGGGGCGTCTCCTGGTCCGGTTCGTCCGGCTGGATGTCCTCGAAGGTCTCCGGGTCGCTGGGGTCGACCGTCATGGTGACTCCCTTCCTTGCTTCGAGCGTAGGAGCTACCCCCGTGGGCCGCTACGCGGTCTGTGACGGCGAACACATGAATCGGGGTGTGATCGTCTCGTAACATTGCCGCATGTCTTCGACCGAGCTGCCGGGAGTCCGTGCCGTCGCCGCCGCGGTAGCCCCCGCGGTGAGCACCGTCAGGGTCGCGGAGGGGGAGGAGCTGCGCTCCGTCGCGCTGCCCGGGCTGACGCTGACCATCCGGTCCCGGCCGCCGGAGCGGACCGGACTGCCGCCCGCGCTCTACGTGCACGGGCTCGGCGGCTCCTCGCAGAACTGGTCGGCGCTGATGCCGCTGCTCCAGGACGTGGTGGACGGCGAGGC from Streptomyces sp. NBC_01591 includes:
- a CDS encoding DEAD/DEAH box helicase; its protein translation is MTLPVALSGSDVIGQAKTGTGKTLGFGLPLLERVTVPADVEAGRAEPEELTEAPQALVVVPTRELCQQVTNDLLTAGKVRNVRVLAIYGGRAYEPQVEALKKGVDVIVGTPGRLLDLAGQRKLDLSHVRALVLDEADEMLDLGFLPDVEKIITMLPAKRQTMLFSATMPGAVIGLARRYMSQPTHIRATSPDDEGATVANISQHVFRAHSMDKPEMVSRILQANGRGLAMIFCRTKRTAADIAEQLEKRGFASGAVHGDLGQGAREQALRAFRNGKVDVLVCTDVAARGIDVEGVTHVINYQSPEEEKTYLHRIGRTGRAGAKGIAITLVDWDDIPRWQLINKALDLKFNDPVETYSTSPHLFEELDIPAGTKGVLPRAERTRAGLRAEEIEDLGETGGRGRRSAAASAPAVREERAPRTPRQRRRTRGGSAVQEAPATTATVPAPAPEAADAPAEPRTPRRRRRTRVGAPDAAAEAVVSATEAVVSTVAAVVEVEVEPKAAKAPVEAEPAVAETKPRRRRARVVKPVEDEVDFQIAPISEPMAETKTVTKARRRPRVVKPVEDEVDFQIAPISEPTPETKPRRRTRAAAKPKTEAVAEAPVAEGEAKPRRRRAPRATAAKAEG
- a CDS encoding ferritin-like fold-containing protein, yielding METPDNATETPEPTGIAAQDWATASVEPQYRAAVVDLLGALAYGELAAFERLAEDAKLAPTLADKAELAKMASAEFHHFERLTDRLTAIEVEPTGAMEPFAKALDDFHRQTAPSDWLEGLVKAYVGDSIASDFYREVAVRLDSDTRSLVLAVLDDTGHGNFAVEKVRAAIEADPRVGGRLALWARRLMGEALSQAQRVVADRDALSTMLVGGVADGFDLAEVGRMFSRITEAHTKRMAALGLAA
- a CDS encoding DUF3107 domain-containing protein; protein product: MEVKIGVQHTPREIVLESGLSAEEVESTVAEALTGKAQLLSLTDEKGRKVLVPADRIAYVEIGEPSTRRVGFGAL
- a CDS encoding TetR/AcrR family transcriptional regulator encodes the protein MTAIEQTEAARPRGTRLPRRARRNQLLGAAQEVFVAQGYHSAAMDDIAERAGVSKPVLYQHFPGKLELYLALLDQHCESLLQAVRTALASTTDNKLRVAATMDAYFAYVEDEGGAFRLVFESDLTNEPAVRERVDRVSLQCAEAISDVIAGDTGLSKDESMLLAVGLGGVSQVVARYWLSSQSAIPRDTAVQLLTSLAWRGIAGFPLHGIDQH